The proteins below are encoded in one region of Anoplopoma fimbria isolate UVic2021 breed Golden Eagle Sablefish chromosome 19, Afim_UVic_2022, whole genome shotgun sequence:
- the pdcd2l gene encoding LOW QUALITY PROTEIN: programmed cell death protein 2-like (The sequence of the model RefSeq protein was modified relative to this genomic sequence to represent the inferred CDS: deleted 2 bases in 1 codon) — MAAPTALLGLCDAELDSKRHRSSCLTNKLGGAPDWPPHASRTPPRCGRCGAPLAHVVQVYCPLQGSPYHRNLHLFACTSAACSGRSDTWTALRSQSLEERTPSRPDPPQEAPLAATDWCDTADDWGVEEGGGGGGGGGGVKEEEEGGASGEFDVSSQLQDLRLLDSQDDVPVLREFFISVVEESDLCGEEDDLHHARKLLKEYERREGVAVGELEDGDGGGDGGKEKYEKTRARHGDAVFSRFMKKISLCPQQILRYSHGGKPLFISEPPADLDRLVTACGSCGGTRTFELQLMPALVSLLRGKDGGGVEAELEFGTVLVYTCRDSCWTAGSGSGSGSPVEEFCFVQTDPDQQLFK, encoded by the exons ATGGCGGCCCCCACTGCTCTGCTCGGTTTGTGCGACGCAGAGCTCGACTCTAAACGACACCGCTCCTCCTGCCTCACCAACAAGCTCGGCGGGGCTCCGGATTGGCCCCCGCACGCCTCCCGCACGCCTCCCCGCTGCGGGCGCTGCGGGGCCCCGCTGGCCCACGTGGTGCAGGTGTACTGCCCCCTGCAGGGCTCGCCCTACCACCGCAACCTCCACCTGTTCGCGTGCACGAGCGCGGCGTGCAGCGGCCGCTCGGACACGTGGACGGCGCTCCGGTCCCAGAGTCTGGAGGAGCGGACACCCAGCAGGCCTGACCCGCCTCAGGAGGCTCCTCTGGCGGCCACTGACTGGTGTGACACCGCTGATGACtggggggtggaggag ggaggaggaggaggaggagggggaggaggtgtgaaggaggaggaggagggaggag CATCCGGTGAGTTTGATGTCAGCAGCCAGCTTCAGGACCTCCGTTTGTTGGACTCTCAGGATGACGTCCCCGTCCTCCGTGAGTTCTTCATCAGCGTGGTGGAGGAGTCGGATCTGTGCGGAGAGGAAGACGACCTTCATCACGCCCGGAAGCTTCTGAAGGAGTACGAGAGGAGAGAGGGCGTGGCGGTGGGAGAGCTGGAGGACGGCGATGGCGGCGGCGATGGCGGGAAGGAGAAGTACGAGAAGACGAGAGCCCGGCACGGAGACGCCGTCTTCTCCAGGTTCATGAAGAAGATCTCGCTCTGTCCTCAGCAGATCCTGCGTTACTCTCACGGAGGGAAGCCGCTCTTCATCTCCGAGCCGCCGGCCGACTTGGACCGGCTGGTGACGGCGTGCGGCTCCTGTGGAGGAACGAGGACGTTTGAGCTGCAGCTGATGCCGGCTCTGGTCAGTCTGCTGAGGGGGAAGGATGGAGGCGGCGTGGAGGCGGAGCTGGAGTTTGGGACGGTGCTGGTTTACACCTGCAGAGACAGCTGCTGGACGGCAGGATccggatcaggatcaggatcaccTGTGGAGGAGTTCTGCTTCGTTCAGACGGACCCAGACCAGCAGCTCTTTAAATGA